In one Lycium barbarum isolate Lr01 chromosome 7, ASM1917538v2, whole genome shotgun sequence genomic region, the following are encoded:
- the LOC132602876 gene encoding very-long-chain aldehyde decarbonylase CER3-like: MEAPLSTWPWDNLGSFKYLLYGPFVAKWLYSRSQEDNIKETWCLHILIICILRCTMYSGWNSFSNMLFLTRNRIIIKEGVDFKQVDHEWDWDNFILLQAIMGSLGFYMLQDIVNLPLWDLRGFLAILVLHIAISEPLYYFLHKCFHGSYLFNNYHSLHHSSPVPQPATAGHATPLEHIILGAIIGIPILGSCLMGYGSLTMIYGYVLIFDCLRSLGHCNFEIIPHQLFQAIPFLKYMIYTPTYHSLHHTEKGTNYCLFMPLFDVLGNTLNPKSWEMHTKISVESGKNGRVPDFVFLAHVVDMTSSMHGVFVFRSFASTPFCTRLFLLPFLPIAFVTMFFMWAYSKVFLAAFYNLRGRLHQTWVVPRFGFQYFLPFAAEGINNQIEQAILRADKLGVKVISLAALNKNEALNGGGTLFVDKHPNLKVRVVHGNTLTAAVILKEIPDEVKEVFLSGATSKLGRVIALYLCRRQVRVLMLTTSTERFQKIQKEAPVEYQKYLVQVTKYQAAKNCKTWIVGKWITPREQSYAPSGTHFHQFVVPPILAFRRDCTYGDLAAMRLPEDVQGVSSCEYTMERGVVHACHAGGVVHSLEGWTHHEVGAIDVNRIDLVWEAAMKHGFKPVSFLKKTD; this comes from the exons TATTTACTTTATGGACCATTTGTTGCAAAATGGTTATACTCAAGATCTCAAGAAGACAACATCAAGGAAACATGGTGTCTACATATTCTCATAATATGTATTCTTAGATGCACCATGTATAGTGGCTGGAATTCTTTCAGCAACATGTTGTTCTTAACTCGAAATCGAATAATAATCAAGGAAGGTGTTGATTTCAAGCAAGTTGACCATGAATGGGACTG GGATAATTTCATATTGCTCCAAGCTATCATGGGTTCATTAGGTTTCTACATGCTTCAAGACATAGTCAATCTTCCTTTATGGGATTTGAGAGGATTCTTGGCTATTTTAGTTCTCCACATAGCAATTTCAGAACCCCTTTATTATTtcttgcataaatgctttcatggAAGCTATTTATTCAACAATTATCATTCACTTCATCATTCTTCACCTGTTCCCCAACCCGCTACAG CTGGTCATGCTACACCTTTGGAGCACATAATATTAGGTGCAATAATTGGAATTCCAATTCTTGGATCTTGTCTCATGGGATATGGATCATTAACTATGATTTATGGTTATGTGTTGATATTTGATTGTCTAAGATCTTTGGGACATTGCAATTTTGAAATTATTCCTCATCAACTCTTTCAAGCAATTCCTTTTCTCAAGTATATGATCTACACCCCAAC GTATCACAGCCTACACCACACAGAGAAGGGGACCAATTATTGCCTCTTTATGCCACTTTTTGATGTGTTAGGGAACACACTTAACCCTAAATCATGGGAGATGCACACAAAAATAAGTGTTGAATCAg GTAAAAATGGGAGGGTGCCGGATTTTGTATTTTTGGCACATGTAGTGGACATGACTTCTTCAATGCATGGAGTATTTGTATTCAGATCATTTGCTTCAACTCCATTTTGCACAAGGCTCTTCTTGCTTCCCTTCTTGCCCATTGCTTTTGTGACTATGTTCTTTATGTGGGCATACTCTAAGGTCTTTTTGGCCGCTTTTTATAACTTGAGGGGTCGATTGCATCAAACTTGGGTGGTTCCTCGCTTTGGTTTCCAG TATTTCTTGCCATTTGCAGCTGAAGGTATTAATAACCAAATAGAGCAGGCAATTCTCAGAGCCGATAAATTGGGTGTCAAAGTTATCAGTCTTGCCGCATTGAACAAG AATGAGGCACTAAATGGAGGAGGGACATTATTCGTGGACAAACATCCTAACCTTAAAGTGAGAGTTGTTCATGGAAATACATTAACAGCAGCAGTTATACTTAAAGAAATTCCAGATGAAGTAAAAGAGGTTTTCTTAAGTGGAGCCACTTCTAAACTTGGTAGAGTTATTGCTCTTTACCTTTGTAGAAGACAAGTTCGTGTTCTT ATGTTAACTACGTCAACTGAAAGATTTCAAAAGATACAAAAGGAAGCTCCTGTTGAATATCAGAAATACCTAGTCCAGGTGACAAAGTATCAAGCTGCCAAAAACTGCAAG ACATGGATAGTTGGAAAATGGATTACACCAAGAGAGCAAAGTTATGCGCCATCAGGAACTCATTTTCACCAATTTGTGGTTCCTCCAATTTTGGCATTTAGAAGAGATTGTACTTATGGTGATCTTGCAGCTATGAGATTACCTGAAGATGTTCAAGGAGTTTCTTCTTGTGAG TATACAATGGAGAGAGGGGTAGTCCATGCATGCCATGCTGGAGGGGTGGTGCATTCATTAGAAGGATGGACACATCATGAAGTTGGGGCTATTGATGTAAACAGAATTGACTTAGTTTGGGAAGCAGCTATGAAACATGGTTTTAAGCCAGTGTCATTTCTCAAAAAGACagattaa